In Anomaloglossus baeobatrachus isolate aAnoBae1 chromosome 10, aAnoBae1.hap1, whole genome shotgun sequence, the genomic window ACTTTGAGGCTTGACTGTCCCTTATGCCCATTTTTTAGGACAGTTCCTCCTTCACAACTCTACTTTCACTCTCTTTTCATGGGAGAAACCCTCCTGAAGTGTTGCTTTTTCACTGGCTTTTGAGATGATTCCTTGTGAGACCAAGAGATATGCCAACTCTTCCAGGAGTCTGGGAGTTCTACCGTTTTCATCTGTGAGCTTCACAGATGTTTCAGAAGAGTTGACCTTTCCCTTAAGTCTAGTTGTAGGTATGTAACCCACACATAAaggtcttttcctgtctctctgaaCATGTAAAGCGAGATGCATGTTTCTCGGGAAGATCTCTTTGACCATGACCCTTCAATCTCCCCACAAAAAAGTAAAGAATATTGTCCATTCGTCGAAAAGGTCCATGTCAGGGCAGATGGTTAACTGACCACGACACTGGTGATCAAGATGAGACAGCTGAAATTGTCAATGAATGGAACTCAAGGAAAATCAAAGATACATCATGATTTGGCAACGGGGAACCCCCTTGGTGTTGCTGCATTGACCCAAGGCCATACAATACCTCTGCCAACCTATGGCTACTTGCGGAAGAACTGATGAGTAAGTGAAATAAATCTCTATACCATTAGGCTGCTGACCGTGGACTGTTGGCATGGGCCACTACACTAAAACAAAACTGGCTTCCTGAACTATATCTGCACAGCATTTACAATATACTCTATGTTTCCAGAAGTTTGAGATGTCGGATATTGTGACTGAATATATAaataagagaaaaaggaaaaacatCCAATTTTTTGAGGCCTACGTCCATTTATATCTGGACTCTGCCAAGTCTACTTCATATTTTTTTCCAACCAGTCTTGGAAAGTGATGACTTTGGTGTACCCAGTATAGAGCTCCTGGTGACAGGTCTTGTCATAGCCCCAACTGACCAGTCCTACTAGCTGCCACGTAGCCTCAGATGACGCCTTTCCCGGCAATAGAGCAGTGGCAATGCCTCCAGTCTCGGATGGACATATGTGAGCAGAGGCGCCTGGTGCCATTTTAGCGCAGAGCATGCTTTCTGTCACGCTGACAGAGATTCCGTTCTCTTCATACTGCTGCTCACAGAGGAGAGAGTCCACCGGCAGCACCAACCCGGAACGAATCGTCTCATTCTTGAAACCTGGTGCTTTGGGGTCGGAGAGGATCCTCCAACCACTGGTGACGATCCTAGAGTCTAGTGTGGCCAAGTCAAGATCTGGTGATGAGGTGAGACACACTGGTTGGACATTGTTACTCACTCTGGCCTTGTCCAGCAGTTTAATGACTGCGATATCGGAGTCCAACAAGATGGGGTCGTAGTTGGGGTGTATGATGACTGCTGAGATCtgattaaaaaaaatggaaaaaatagaaTTAGGATATTCAAGAAATGCGATTATTATGGCCTACAATAGCTTCTAAGGTTATCATTCGAAGTTCACCCAACTTGGCTAATGGCTGTGTCCTGCTCATATCTTTCAACTGCATCTTTGGTAATTTTCCTTCTAAATCTTTGGAGCTAGTAAGAGGGTCCTAGACCAGTGCCAGCACGGATCCTGGCAAGGCAAGTGATGGAAGCCCTCTGCATCGTCTGCTCTACAGTTTGTGACATCTACAAGTCAtgtacagcagatatgctcacttcatGTTTGGAGCGGGCACAGGAGCTGAGCCCACACCATACTGAAtgggtgccagctgtgttatacagctgacACAGGAGTCTAACTACGGTACATGAAGCTAGCTCTCACCGCACCATTTTGGAAATGAGAGGAGTTGTCCCTTCCAATGACCATTGCCCCTCCACAATTTGACAGTGGGGTGTCGATGGGTAGTCTTGGTCCAAACGTGTCTGCCATGTTTGTGCCCCTATGACTATTCACAGTCATCACCTGTATGAGCAGAATTATCTATGGGGTGATTGCTCCGTCATGCTGTAATTATAGCAGGTCTGGGCCCGAATGAAGGATACCTGGgccccattatatatatatatatatatatatatatatatatatatatatatataagatctaTAATGGGGCCCAGGTATCCTTGATTTGGCTGAAGACCTGCTATAATTACAGCATGACGGAGCAATCACCCCATAGATAATTCTGCTTATACAGGTGATGACATCATCAAGTGGCGCTGCTTTGTGATGTCATCAGCTGTAAGGTGGGGGATGGGGTTTTGTTTTTATTACACAGCTGTGAGGAATAAGAATGGCGGCAATTGTTCGGATACTATCGTTCTGTCTGAAAAGCCTTAAGCAAACACAGACCCCCCTATATTGTTATCAGAGGCAAGCACATCTATCGCTGTGAATTCAGCTCCTATCCTATGGGAAAGACCTCGCCGTCCTCCATACATCCCTGCTCCCAGTTGCCATGGTTACTGACATGTAGATGCTGCAGGCTCTTGTCATCCCGCTCGTCGTCTCGGTAGAATTTTCCCAACACAACTTTCAGGTCTGACACCTTGATAATGGTGCTTTTGCCGAGGTCAGTCACGCAGTGAGCAGCCATCACCACGGTGCGCTCGTTTAGCAGGGCCCCGCTACACACCAGGACCCATGCGCCCTTCCGCAGGTTCGCGTCTTTGACTCCATTAGATCTGCGATATAAGGCGGCCTGCCACGGCCAGCGCGTCCCCGAAACCTGGGGAACCGTCACATTTTCCACCTTTCCACAAACTGAGACAAAAATAAAATGCAATCCATCAATACAGGCAAAGTCCCGGGCTCGAGGCCTAAATTACCACCGGCACAATCACCGGAGGCAGATTTACTATATTTTTTAATTTGCTTAACAAATTTTAAGCTCAGCTCAATTTTAACCTCAGCAATTTTTTCCCCgcttacattttttttacaaaacatATGGTTATTTTAACTGCACAACCAAAgacttaaaaaacaaataaattaaaattaaaaaaaataatattaaagctttttttcaccacttcacatcacttggaatattttttttgtttttttaagtactTAATGAATGGTGttaatcaaaagtacaactcgtcaccCAAAAAGCAAGACCTTATACATCTATGCAGAcggtaaaaaagcaaaaaataataattaaataaataatatatatataatgtatatataaatatatatgtatagagtgtgtgtgtgtgtgtgtgtgtgtgtgtgtgtgtatatatatatatatatatatatatatatatatatatattctgtatgtatagataaatggagggatagatagatatagttgTTAAAAtaaattttataatatatatatatatatatataatatatatacaccgtatatataattatcattattattgtttatttgtttcattatttttttttgctttttgcaccccagctcctggccgcttcattagtctcctttttgttcaccagctgaacttgtaggtttttaaaacccagagaggatgcagtgtagtgtaggactcagcaaaggaggttgccgtgaaggggtgttgggctggtattgcaatagccattataatattctaaatacctcgatTTATGTTATAAGGCAGAATTTActttgttttttcacagtgtgcgggtgGAATTTTCTCATATATTATATTTACTGTATGTATAGATAAATACAGGGATAGATATagttgttaaaataaataaattatatacattattttatttatatatatatatatatatatatatatatatatatatatgtatatatatatatttaatgttaattaatatttattttatatatatatatatatatatatatatatattataaataaatagtaattaacattttatatatatatatatatatatatatatatatatataaaaaaaaaatgatttatataatttatttattttaacaactatatctatctatccctgtatttaTCTATGCATACagtaaatatatattatttatatatatctatatatatatatatatatatatatataaattttctttttttttttttcgctttttTTACCGTTTGCATAGACATATGAGGTCTTGCTTTTTAggtgacgagttgtacttttgattgacaccattcagTACTGGAAAAAACAAAATAATATTCCAAGTGACGTGAAGTGGTGAAAAAAAAGCtcttttccattatttttttttttcattattttatttgGTTTTTAAGTATTTTGTGCAGTAAAAATGACTTTGAAGCTTTAGTCTTCAGATGAGAGAAGCAATATCAAACTGtatagtttttttgtttgtttttttaatttagtgCCTTAGGccgccttcacacgtccgtgaaacacgtgcgtgtttggcccgtttccgtatgtaccggagacacggccaaacgtgcaccaatgttaatctatgtttgaggtcataatgtccgtgtgtccgtgtccgtgatccgtatgtgtttccgttttgcacggaagcatgtccgttttctgcacggaacacgcacacgtggacaccatgaaagtcaatggttatgtgcgcacaatacgtgacacgaatgcatctctgtatgctctgtgtacgttttgtgctttttttctagcgatgtcggtcattctttctcttcctgtgtatgtcggtcaatctacctcagtccgtcggtcggtctctctctgtcttgtctgtccctctctcgctgtcggtcagtctcccccctctctcatacttaccgttccccgatcacgggcgcggcgctgcatggctgttctctaaactccggcgacgtttcctcttttgaaaaagccggccgctcattaaacaatctcttattccctgctttccccgcccaccggcgcccatgattggttgcagttagacacgcccccacgctgattgacagctgtctcactgcaaccaatcacagccgccagggggcgggactatactgtgcagttaaaaaaataaataattaaaaataaacgacgtgcggtcccccccattttgataccagtcagggtaaagtcacacggctgaaggctggtattctcaggatggggagctccacattatggggagccccccagcctaacaatatcagccagcagccgcccagaatagccgcatacaatagatgcgactgttctgggactgtacccggctcttcccaatttgccctggtacgttggcaatcggggtaataaggagttaatggcagcagcccatagctgccaataagtcctagattaatcatgtcaggcgtctccccgagataccttccatgattaatctgtaagttacagtaaataaacacacacacccgaacaatcctttattagaaataaaaaccactaacaaattccctcgtcaccaatttaccccaacaaagccctccatgtctggcataatccacggacctccagcgtcgcatccagctctgctgcatgaaggtgacaggagcagcagaatacaccgctgctcctgtcagctccacgcagctaatgaagggaatagtgcgatcagctgagctgtcactgaggttaatcgcggccaccgctggatccagcggtggccgcaggtaacctcagtgacagctcagctgatcgcgctactcacctcagttgctgcgtggagctgacaggagcggcggtgtattctgctgctcctgtcaccttcatgcagcagagctggatgcgacgctggaggtccgtggattacgccagacatggaggggtttatcgggcttaataaagtgttgaacgagggtatttgttagtgttttttatttctaataaaggattgttcaggtgtgtgtgtgtgtttatttactgtaacttacaggttaatcatggaaggtatctcggggagacgcctgacatgattaatctaggacttattggcagctatgtgctgccattaactccttattaccccgattgccaacgcaccagggcaaatcgggaagagccgggtacagtcccagaagagTCGCGTCTATTGTATGCCGGGCGTATatactgggcggctgctggctgatactgttcggctggggggctccccataacgtggagctccccatcctgagaataccagccttcagccgtgtgactttaccctggttggtatcaaaatgggggggaaccgcacgtcattttttttaaaaaatatttatttttttaactgcacagtatagtcccgcccccggcggctgtgattggttgcagtgagacagctgtcaatcagcgtgggggcgtgtcaaacttcaaccaatcataggcgccggtgggtggggaaagcagggaatacgagattgtttaataagcggccggctttttcaaaagaggaaaagccgccggcgtttagagaacagccatgcagcgccgcgccgttgatcggggaacggtgagtatgagagaggggtactccattcagtcactctggggattagcggtcaccggtgagtccttcacgggtgaccgctaatcaggatgcggcacagacagagccgcggtatgacaatgaagtcgggtgaagttcaccccagttcattctctacgcgcgactctgtctgctgtcagcgggtatgtatctacgatattgtgcatcacaaacacgcataaattcacacggacaacacatacacatgtcagttatttctctcacacATAAACtgacaaccaacacgcacacacggctagcatacggcattcacacagatggcacacggacacaaaaaaaggacacaaaaacggaaaacggacccgaaaaacggacgtaatgcgtgtgtgttttttcacggacgtgtgaagggggccttagaaatattctgaaaaaaataaaaatgtagtttGTGCCACCATTTTCCTAGACTATTGATGACGTTGCctcatggcttttttttttcttcttcattgaTAACCTTTTTGAGGTATATAGGAtcaattttttattgcattttttttttatttgtgggaCATGCAGCAATGAAAAGTGGAAATTTttgctttttaattttttattttgttgCTGTGTTTATCTTTTGCGTTAATAAacctatattttgatagatctgaatttttcatgtgtttatttttgttgtttttttctccaATTGGGAAAAGTAAGTAATGCTGTGTGTGACAAGTGTAGTCATTGCTCCATCCTTTTGGGATATTCCAGAGCCCTTCTCTCAGGATCATATCACTTTTCTTGTGGAATTGCGGATTTTGATGGGATTTGATGCAATATCaggtttgttttgtattttttattcATCCATTGAACTCGATGGGGAACATTTGCCGCAAACTGCGTCAGTACAGGTCAATTTCCATGCAGTCAGACTCTATGCTAATTTTTTGAAAGGAGTTTGAACACTTCTCATCTACTTTGGGCCTGTAATGTGCTAAGGATTGTCCATCCCCAACATACCCTTGTGAAGAGATCCTTAAAAAACTCAACAAAGCATTGCCCATGTTAGATTGACAAGCTTAAGTGCTGAGCAGGTCACAAAAAAATATAATAACCAAAGTCAAAAGATCAAATCTATTAATACATCAGTGCCAAtcttcagtcaccactagagggagcccactacatagGTTCAATTAGTTCCCTatgcaatgagctccccctagtggcggctgcagacacAGAATTTTATCATTTACTTTTCATGGTGTACGATTGTGAAACATACTGCAATCCATTCATTTCCAAACTATCCCTTTCCAGCTCTTGCAAATTTACAACTATCCGCCAGCGCTTGTCCAAGCATGCCAAAAGTGATGGGTCTGCAACACTTGGAAAGCTAGAAGTTGGATATCAATGCTGTGGCCTATACTGGAACTTACTGGGGGTGCAGGATGGCGCTCGCCCGCTCCACTTCCCGGTTTTCAGgcaggtccttctgctgcttcccgTGCGCCGGTAGAAGTGAGACGCACACTCGTACTGTATCTGTGTGTGAAGGTGCTGGTATCCTGTGGGAAGCTCTCCCGGGGGCAGTGCCGGCTTTTTTGTGGGGTAGATGTCATTCTTCTCCTTGGTGAATGATGACGATGATGAGGAGTAAAGCTGGTGAAGAGGGGTCTCCCTAAAAAGAACGGAAGGAAATATAATCAGGGCCAACAAGCTATGAGCTAGCGGGTCAGGATTAACTTACCTCCATAATCAACCAGCCTGGCCCATCACTTGGAGAGAAGCGTCTCTAGTAGCCGCTTATCTCCCAACTATAAAATTACCCAGTCAATTTCACCCATTTAACACCTTCCCCTGTTACCCTCCCACCCTCCGGGCAGGGTCAGGGCGTGCATCATCTTACCGTGACTGAACCTGCGAGGGCAGCACTTTAGGACGCACTAGATCAGGAATCTTGGGCTCCCGACAAGCTAAAAAGGTAAAAAGAAGAAATTCTGATTTACTGGTGATCTACAACTGTAAAATACATGAGGAGTATGGTTCCCAAAACACAGTAAATTAtggttgtctgcagccaccactagggggagctccttgtatacggagatacatgataacatcctgtctgcagcctccagtagggggagcttcctgtatacagagatacatgataagatcctgtctgcagtcaccactagaggggggctccctgtatacagagatacatgataagatcctgtctgcagtcaccactagaggggggctccctgtatacagagatacatgataacatcctgtctgcagcctccagtagggggagctccctgtatacagagatacatgataacatcctgtctgcagccaccactagggggagctccctgtatacagagatacatgataagatcctgtctgcagcctccactagggggagctccctgtatacagagatacatgataacatcctgtctgcagccaccactagggggagctccctgtatacagagatacatgataagatcctgtctgcagtcaccactagggggagctccctgtatacagagatacatgataagatcctgtctgcagtcaccactagggggagctccctgtatacagagatacatgataagatcctgtctgcagccaccactagggggagctccctgtatacagagatacatgataacatcctgtctgcagccaccactagggggagctccctgtatacagagatacatgataagatcctgtctgcagtcaccactagggggagctccctgtgtacagagatacatgataagatcctgtctgcagccaccactagggggagctccctgtatacagagatacatgataacatcctgtctgcagccaccactagggggagctccttgtatacggagatacatgataacatcctatcTGCAGCCTCcagtagggggagcttcctgtatacagagatacatgataagatcctgtctgcagtcaccactagggggagctccctgtatacagagatacatgataagatcctgtctgcagccaccactagggggagctccttctatacggagatacataataagattctgtctgcagccatcacaacagggagctccctgtatacagagatacatgacaagatcctgtctgcagtcaccactaggggaagctccctgtatacagagatacatgataagatcctgtctgcagtcaccactaggggaagctccctgtatacagagatacatgataagatcctgtctgcagccatcacaacagggagctccctgtatacagagatacatgacaagatcctgtctgcagccaccactaggggaagctccctgtatacagagatacatgacaagatcctgtct contains:
- the PAMR1 gene encoding inactive serine protease PAMR1 isoform X2, translating into MTLTVRTSLALLYLCSFHVSAHPRGSKYTVINENCPGAEWNIMCRGCCEYDQVECVCPGANTKVGYTIPCCRNEDNECDSCLIHPGCSIFENCKSCNNGSWGGALDDFYVKGRYCSACRVGWYGGDCMRCGEVIQAGHGEIMLESYPFNAHCEWSIQVSPGYTVELRFAMISMEFDYMCQYDYVEVRDGDNVDAKIIKRFCGNERPLAIRSSGNALHLLFRSDGSKNFDGFYATFKEVTGCSSSPCFHDGTCIVENTGSYKCACLAGYTGRHCENVIEEKSCPDPGPPLNGYKTLSEQGGFTYGNQVKIGSTIHYFCNNSHVLSGSQERKCLETGQWSGKQPVCIKACREPKIPDLVRPKVLPSQVQSRETPLHQLYSSSSSSFTKEKNDIYPTKKPALPPGELPTGYQHLHTQIQYECASHFYRRTGSSRRTCLKTGKWSGRAPSCTPICGKVENVTVPQVSGTRWPWQAALYRRSNGVKDANLRKGAWVLVCSGALLNERTVVMAAHCVTDLGKSTIIKVSDLKVVLGKFYRDDERDDKSLQHLHISAVIIHPNYDPILLDSDIAVIKLLDKARVSNNVQPVCLTSSPDLDLATLDSRIVTSGWRILSDPKAPGFKNETIRSGLVLPVDSLLCEQQYEENGISVSVTESMLCAKMAPGASAHICPSETGGIATALLPGKASSEATWQLVGLVSWGYDKTCHQELYTGYTKVITFQDWLEKNMK